One Clostridium sp. CM027 genomic window carries:
- a CDS encoding Tn3 family transposase — MKMFLRGGHPTILGHAIGEFGLIFKTTHKLSFLDDKDYRRRILAQLNRGESENGLKRIVVYEKKALDAIRNEH, encoded by the coding sequence ATCAAAATGTTCCTAAGAGGTGGACATCCAACCATACTGGGTCATGCAATTGGAGAATTTGGACTAATTTTTAAGACCACTCATAAACTATCATTTTTGGATGACAAAGATTATCGTAGGCGTATTTTAGCACAGCTAAACCGTGGAGAATCAGAAAATGGTCTTAAAAGAATCGTTGTATACGAAAAAAAGGCATTGGATGCTATCAGAAATGAACATTAG